Genomic segment of Longimicrobiaceae bacterium:
CCACCTCTCTTCTTTTCTTCGCCGAAGATAGTGCGGATGTGGGGAGGAAGATGGACGGCGTTCCTCGCCGCGAATCCGCGCGTTGCGCTCACCCATCCATCTCGCGGCGAGGGCTCCGGCTAGGCGCCTTCTCCGATAGCGCGCGGCTCCGGGTCGGCGCGGACGAGGGCCTGCGCGCGGGCGGCGATGTGCTCCATCTGCCGCTCCCGCTCCGAGGCCCAGCGGGGGAGGCGAACCGCGTTGATGCCCAGGAACCCGCTGCCCACAGCGGTGATGAGCGCCGCGAGGCCCATGTCGTCCACCGGGCCACCGGTGCCGAGGATGACGCCCAGCAGCGCCACTCCCGCCACCGCGCCCGCCACGCCCAGCCGCCCGACCGCGGCGGCGTTGGTCTTCACCGTGCCGAGACGCAGGCGGTAGCCGCCCTCGGTGGGCTCGACGTACGCGTGGAGCTTGCCGTTGTTCCAGGCGCGGAAGCCGCCGGTGGAGGTGTCCCGTCCGCGCGCGGCGAACGTCTCCCGCAGCTCGGCGACCAGCATCTCCCACTCGCGGTCCGTGGGCGCCCGCGGCAGGTCGACCGTCCTGCCGACGGCGATGGGCAGCCCCAGGTGCGTGCGGCGGGGCGCGGCCCCCCGGCGCAGGTCCACGGCGGCCGCCGCGTCTGCAATGCGCTCGGGCGCGATGCCCACCTCGCCGCCGATCGCCTTCAGCTCCGCCAGCGAGAGCCCGCCCGCCGGGGAGAGCGCACGCGCCTGGGAGCCGCGCGCGGTCGCCGCCTCCTCGAAGATCTGCGCGACCTCATCTTCTTCGTACCGACGCTCGTCCGTCATCGCTCACACCCTGGGGTAGTTGAATCTTCGTGTCCATCGTCGCGGCCGGCGCGAGGAGCGCCACGGCGGCGATCACGCCCGGGCGCGGCGGCATCGCGATGGATCGCGCCTGACCGTCCGCCCGACGTCTCTCGCCGAGCCGCCCGGATGTGCGGCGCCGGAGATGTAGATTGTCGCGGCACCTACGTGCTCCGCAACCGTTTGGATTCGATCGGCCCGTCTCTCCCGCACGGGCAGGCTGGTGAAGCGCGAGTGCGGCGCTCGCGCCCACCCGCTCAAGCCCGCGCGAGCAGCGACGCGGCGGGGGCGTCCAGCATCCACACGAGCTCGCCGCGGGCTGGGCGGATGAGCTGTGCGGGAAGGCGGAACGGGTCCAACGGACCTTCGACGACGGCGCGGACGATGGCGGCCTTGTCCGCCCCCGTGGCGAGGAGCTCCACGCGCGCGGCGGCGTTCGCGACGGGGACGGTGATGGTGTTGCGCCACTCGCCGAGCGGACGGTAGAGCGAGTGCACGACGGTTCGTTCCCGCTCCCGCAGCACCGGCGCGTCGAACGGGAAGAGCGAGAGCGTGTGCCCGTCCGGCCCCACGCCCAGGTGCACGAGGTCGAAGCGCGGTATGCCGGGGCCGAAGAAGTCCGCCAGCTCACGTGCGTACGCGTCGGCGCCCTCGCGGGCGGGCAGCTCGCCGCGCATGCGGTGCACGTTCGCGGGGGGGATGGGCACGCGCGAGACGAACGCGGCGTTGGCCATGGCGAAGTTGCTGCGCGGGTGCCCCGGCGGCACGCAGCGGTCGTCGCCCCAGAACAGGTGCACGCCGCTCCACGGGATGCGCGACGCGTACGGCGGTGCCGCGAGCAGCGAGTACGCCTCGCGCGGACCCGTTCCGCCCGCGAGCGCGACGGTGAAGCGCCCCCGCTCGCGCACCGCGGCTTCCGCCAGCGTGGCGAAGCTCTCCGCGCAGGCGACCGCGGCGGCGTGTGCGTCCGGGAATGTCTGGATCACCCGGGTCTCCAGAACTGAGGGTGGAACAACTGTCCAGGCTGAGATTCTCAGCCCCGAGATGATTGAACGCAC
This window contains:
- the pgl gene encoding 6-phosphogluconolactonase; translation: MIQTFPDAHAAAVACAESFATLAEAAVRERGRFTVALAGGTGPREAYSLLAAPPYASRIPWSGVHLFWGDDRCVPPGHPRSNFAMANAAFVSRVPIPPANVHRMRGELPAREGADAYARELADFFGPGIPRFDLVHLGVGPDGHTLSLFPFDAPVLRERERTVVHSLYRPLGEWRNTITVPVANAAARVELLATGADKAAIVRAVVEGPLDPFRLPAQLIRPARGELVWMLDAPAASLLARA